From Heliangelus exortis chromosome W unlocalized genomic scaffold, bHelExo1.hap1 SUPER_W_unloc_2, whole genome shotgun sequence, the proteins below share one genomic window:
- the LOC139790576 gene encoding olfactory receptor 14A16-like, translated as MSNSSSIRQFLLLAFADRRELQLLHFWLFLGIYLAALLGNGLIITTIACDHHLHTPMYFFLLNLSLLDLGSISTTLPKAMASSLGDNTDISYNGCAAQLFFFVFFITAEFSLLTIMSYDRSVAICKPLHYGTLLGSRACVHMAAAAWGSGFLTALLHTANTFSLPLCQGSALDQFFCEIPQILKLSCSHSYCREIGLLVVSVCLSFGCFVFIVVSYVEIFRAVLKIPSEQGRHKAFSTCLPHLAVVSLFISTAIFAYLKPLSVFSPSMDLVVSFLYSVVPPAVNPLIYSMRNQELKGSLCKIIPLTSFNNEKFITDLHK; from the coding sequence atgtccaacagcagctccatcaggcagttcctcctcctggcatttgcagacaggcgggagctgcagctcttgcacttctggctcttcctgggcatctacctggctgccctcctgggcaacggcctcatcatcaccaccatcgcctgtgaccaccacctccacacccccatgtacttcttcctcctcaacctctccctcctcgacctgggatccatctccaccactctgcccaaagccatggccaGTTCCCTCGGGGACAACACGGACATCTCCTACAACGGATGTGctgcacagcttttcttctttgtcttcttcatCACAGCAGAATTCTCTCTCCTGACCATCATGTCCTACGACCGCTCCgtggccatctgcaaacccctgcactacgggaccctcctgggcagcagagcttgtgtccacatggcagcagctgcctggggctctgggtttctcactgctctgctgcacacagccaatacattttccctgcccctctgccagggcagtgccctggaccagttcttctgtgaaattccccagatcctcaagctctcctgctcacactcctaCTGCAGGGAAATTGGGCTTCTTGTGGTCAGTGTATGTCTATcatttgggtgttttgttttcatcgtGGTGTCCTatgtggagatcttcagggctgtgctaAAGATCCCgtctgagcagggaaggcacaaagccttttccacgtgcctccctcacctggctgTGGTCTCCCTGTTCATCAGCACAGCCATCTTTGCCTACCTGAAGCCCCTCTCCGTCTTCTCCCCTTCCATGGATCTGGTGGTGTCATTTTTATACTCggtggttcctccagcagtgaaccccctcatctacagcatgaggaacCAGGAGCTCAAGGGTTCTCTCTGTAAAATTATTCCATTGACATCTTTCAACAATGAAAAATTCATCACCGATCTCCACAAATGA